The sequence TCACTCATTAATCATAACACAAaacaaaatcctttgaaaatatgttatttttcGTTGTTTCCTCCTCGATTTCTAGTAAAAAGAAACTGATCATAAAAACACGAGCAATATCATGTAAACTGATACAACTTAACAATTCCCAAGTTTACTTGCTGAAAACTAGAAAAAGTAACAACCTTCTCAGGAATTTCAATCAAAACCATCCAACCAACTGTTCATTTTTTTAAGAGTGGTGATATGCCCAACCCAATgtcttatttccccacccacctTATATTTACACCCACcataaaaagtgaaaaaataCATCAACTCTTTtcccacccaccattatttccaAAATAACCCTAcatatttctttttcaattttttcttgctttaaaaaaattattacaaattaaaaaaaaacaattatcacTAAATGAAAATACCCAAGAGCTCCAAGTATCACCAGCAGCAACCCTCTTCCcagaaaatttgcaaaaccgtCACTACCGACTCCCCAAATCCCCAACACCAAGCGCCCCTCCTCTATCACCAACCATCACGGCACCACCATGTCTCGAAAACCGCTCCAGTACCCAATTTCTATCGTTTCCAATTTGAATTCAGACCACACAAGAGAGAGTGTGGTTAAATTGGAAGAGCTTCACTCATAGTTTGCTGCTGTACTGGCCTTCCCTAACATCAAATTCCTCTAAATTCAGTATATGGTAGGCATCCAAATTGTTCCAAAACACCAAACACGATCGGAGTTCAACGAGTGTCGGATCCGTGAGTCCCCTAATGTAATATGGACCATGAGCTTCTCTCCTCATCTATCTCAACATTATAATAGTCTTGAAGACTAACTTGCTCTACTATCTGGTGAAGCTTGATCACACCTTCCACAACATGCGCTTTATTGCGAGCCTCGACGCTTTGCTTTGTCAAGTCCGAATTCACCCTCTTCCTGATAAGTTTAATTTTTGAACTTCCTTTCCCAGGAAAGCTTGTGGGGttcattatatttttttctttttcttatttatgatattttaggttttttttatatatgattgattGGTTTTTAGGTCTTTAAAGGTTATTTTATACTAGGATATTTGTCAATAAGAGTATCATTTTATAGTGGGTGTGGAAATAAGACACTGGGGTGGGCTTACATCACTCTTTTTTAATAACCAACTGTTCTTAAAAATATGTACTTTGCATACCTAAGGTAAGTAATCATTCTAATTTCTCCTTAACATAAGTAATCATTCTAATTCTCCTTAAGATAAGTAATCATTCTAATTTCTCCttaattttctcagcaaccaatcaGAAAGTAATTGGTGAAGAAAGACTGTAAATTTAGCTAACCTTCCACGTGGGGTTCTCCATGGCTGAACTCTCCCACAACCAATTGCTTATCCAATACAATGAAAGTCTGCTCTGCAAAACCCAAATCAAGTTCCAACTTTTCAATCATTCACCAAACCAGTAATACAACTACACAAAAAAACCCCCAATCGTTTATCAAAACTAAATTCAACACTTTTTTTCTTCCCCAAAAGATCAAACCTTTAACTGCAAATCCACAATTAGTCAAAACCCAGTTCAGTTTTTGTTATGAAAAAGCAAGGAAATACataaaaaccaacaaaaacaccagagagagagagagagagagagagagagagtactgtTGGGGTCTTGGGTCCAGGTGAGCTGCATCTGGTATTCCTGGTCGAGGGTGAGGGGCTCGGAGCCGGTGGCTTGGAGGAGAGCTGGGTCTTTCATCCAGTCGTGGTATTTAGGGACGTGTTCCTTCATGTACGGGACCAGTATCACTCTCCCTCCCTCCAAGCtcactttctctttctctcgctCCATCCCTGGTTTCCCTTCCTTTCTCTCACACTCGCACCTACAAACTGACCGTCACAATGACAGAGATCAATTAACCCCTGACGACGCCGTTTGGTTACCAAGACTAATAACAAGTCAAAGTTCATTCTCTCAACCAAATGAAGTTGActctagattttttttttatttgttttttttttctttggaaaaTATATGGAAGAGAGAGTTGGAGATAAatgtgaaagagagagagggagtaaATATGCAGCAAAATTACATTACTTCAATCATTTTTTTGTAATATACGACTAAATTATCTTTTACTTTGTTTggttaacaaaaatattttattaataggTAGGTAGTGATTACaatttttgacaaaagaaaaggaatggaGAGCGGGCAGCTGGGAAGACTGTCAGCCACCACCACGTAACCACCAAGGCCCCACTCCAATAACAACTCAAATTTTCCTAGATCAAAGTAACCcttaaaaaatctcaagatCACGATGCCTCGCTCCCGAATGTCCTATTGGTCGGGGACGGAAGGTAGCCTTAGCCTCGCCTGTCCCTGCTTCTAGTTAGGATTAATACAATAATTGAGAAGAGGGAGAAGTTTCGAACCCGAGACGCATTAGTAGAAACCACTCAACATTTTATCCACTAGAGTATTGTACCACATGCAGTATGAGTAGCATATAAATTGCAAGTAATTTTCACTCAAGGAAAGAAAATGAGAACCAATTGGCAATTATACAAAAGGGATTAACTTTGGCAAGGAATTAGCCAAAAGAAAACGTCTTTGGGCCCTTGGTTGATGATCTGATTAATTGAGTTAAGCAAATGAAATATATAATTGTGCTCAAGCTTCTACTTTCTATATAATGATGCTCTTTAGGATAAGCCAATAAAAATTCCCTTGCTTCAAAGCCAAGCACAATCCTTGAAATATTTTTAGCCATCATAATTCATCACAAAAAGACACCTCCACTTCCACTTGAAGCATCATTTTCTACTCCACCAAACAAATACTTTGGTTGCCTTAACCTCAAAGCTAAGCAGTGCTTAGTAAACACTTAAGTCCTCCACAGCCACATGATGATCAATTacatcaacctcaataccaaaCACATAAATGTTAACAAAAGCTTGCCAACCAATTCTACATCCCTAGCTtccactctctttgatattcaATCCTTCTTCCCAGCCATCAATATGCTCTTCCTCTTGTcccttttccttctcttttcctTTCCCTATGTCACATTTTCCGCCCactgcaccaccaccacccccacTAAAACCTTTCAAAAATGCATCACACTCCCTACCCAACAAGCCTCCATAGCATGGACTTTCCATCCCCACAATGCCACCCTAGACCTTGTTTTCTTTGGTACTTTCATATCCCCTTCCGGGTGGGTCGGGTGGGGCATCAATCCGACCTCTGCGGAAATGACTGGCACGCGTGCTCTGATCGCCTTTCCGGACCCTAGCACCGGTCAAATAGTCGTCCTCCCTTACCTCTTAGACCCAACCACAAAGCTCCAAAAACGCCCTCTCCTCTCCCGCCCTCTTGACATCCACATTCTCGCCTCGTCTGCCACCCTATACGGCGGAAAATTAGCCACCGTCCACGGCGGCGCTTCCATCCAAATATTCGCTACATTGAAACTCACGCCGAACAGGACAAAGCTCCACCACGTGTGGAACCGTGGTCTCTACGTCCAAGGCTACTCGCCGACCATACACCCAACCACCGCTAACGACCTTTCATCCATAACAACATTCGATGTCATGTCAGGCACTACGGCCACGCACCACTCCAACATTGGCACACTCAGAACAGTGCATGGCATCATGAACGCCATTGCATGGGGCATCATGCTTCCCATTGGAGCAGTGCTTGCACGCTACCTCAGGCACATACAATCATTAGGTCCCACATGGTTCTATGTGCACGCTGGGGTCCAACTGTTTGCCTTTTTCCTAGGGACTGTAGGGTTTGCTATTGGGATTAGGCTTGGGGATATGTCACCTGGGGTCCAGTATGGGCTCCACAGGAAGCTAGGGTTCGCAGCATTTTGCTTGGGAGCGCTTCAAACCCTAGCACTACTGTTTCGACCTAAAACTACAAACAAGTACAGGAAGTACTGGAAATCTTACCACCATTTAGTTGGGTATGCATGTGTGGTGCTGGGTGTGGTGAATGTTTTCCAAGGTTTTGAGGTGATGGGAGAAGGGAGGTCTTTTGCTAAGCTGGTTTATTGCTTGGGATTGTCTACACTGATTGGGGTTTGCATTGCTTTGGAGGTGAATTCTTGGGTGGTTTTTTGTAGAAAATCAAAGGAGGAGAAGATGAGGAGGGAAGGTATATTTGGAGCGTCGGATAAAGGCAGCGGAATCTTCAGATGATCAGAGGCATCACAGTATTAAACAATGCTTCTCCCATGGAAATTTATCAATCCTCGAACATAAGTTGTTTGTCCGAAGGTCGACTTTgaggatttttttgttttgtttttttttttttttttttgcttttaattaattaatgtgtgaggataattttttgttcttgttttgaTGTCATAATTTCAAGAATCATATTTATAGCTGCAATTTTggtttgctctttttttttcttcatatttttgtAAAGATGTGAGATCATAGACAAAgttgttgttgatgttgttcCATTACCACAGTTTCAATCAACTACTTTACAAGTCGGGTTTTTTACTCTTGGTACCATCCAATTCTTTCGATCTGGGTTAACAACTATCTAACTCAATTTACTTAATCTTTTAAGGAAGAATTGAAATCTTAGATTCTTAGGTTGTTTAGGTACAAAACTTGTCTACCTTTCACAGTTTTACTCGATTGCTTCATTGGGTTTATGACGAGGGATGGACAACGGTTATGGCGGACGGGTAACCGCAGTTATTTacctataaccgtttatgctcatacccgcataaccgtttacccgttgggtaattgcctaaacggttatactcatcccataaccgtttataaacggttaaccatacccataaccgcatacccatttaaccgtaaccatttaatacccgtttacccatttatcctttttaacccgtttatcttttcttctttttttaccattaccccaTTTTCACccatctacatgttttttaacaacttgaaaattaaaaaaaaaattgtcataatttttttttgataattaaacaatgttataggtacattcatcatacatttccatattttaattttttaagtccttataccattccaataattgaaataatagtttacggacgatatttttaactgttaccaatgaagataaatataatatttgctaagtattattgggttacaataattgtttagaagacatttctgtcaaagcatttctgtcaatttcacaGTTACCCGCAAGGAATTTAAGTTAATATggccaattccttgatgatgagaatcatcattcctgtagtagtgttattAAGAGAATaaccgatgaattccttgctaacttattgggtgctaagtattattggatcgagaacatggtttgtgttagttttacatatataaaataaatgggtaaacagtTACCTGTTTATAATCGCGGTTAATACATATAATCGTCTATTTAAATTttgcgggtaaacggttatacccataaccatttatttatctaaacgatTACCCATAAGTGTAaccatttaatttaaatgggcgggtaatCACGGTTACccaaccaatgggtatttgcccatccctatttATGATTGAGGATACTCAGTCCACAGAGGAAAGCCCAAGGTGGGAAAAAAAGTTGACCATTAAAAGGACGGAAGCCAGCGTCCCACATCGGCCAAAACAAGGTTTCTAAACGACTTTATATACTCTTACTTGAAGGTAATGCTTGTCCCTTCGGGGACATCCGATAAAATTGGAACGATACAGAGAAGATTAGCATGGCCCCTGCGCAAGGATGACACGCATAAATCGAGAAAtggtccaaattttttttgtcatttttacatgTTTTCCTTTTGTAATCTTGAATAAATATCTAGTGttgtttttttgtcatttttacatgATTTTCCTTTCGTAATCTTGAATTAAT is a genomic window of Malus domestica chromosome 09, GDT2T_hap1 containing:
- the LOC103442970 gene encoding cytochrome b561 and DOMON domain-containing protein At2g04850-like, with the translated sequence MINYINLNTKHINVNKSLPTNSTSLASTLFDIQSFFPAINMLFLLSLFLLFSFPYVTFSAHCTTTTPTKTFQKCITLPTQQASIAWTFHPHNATLDLVFFGTFISPSGWVGWGINPTSAEMTGTRALIAFPDPSTGQIVVLPYLLDPTTKLQKRPLLSRPLDIHILASSATLYGGKLATVHGGASIQIFATLKLTPNRTKLHHVWNRGLYVQGYSPTIHPTTANDLSSITTFDVMSGTTATHHSNIGTLRTVHGIMNAIAWGIMLPIGAVLARYLRHIQSLGPTWFYVHAGVQLFAFFLGTVGFAIGIRLGDMSPGVQYGLHRKLGFAAFCLGALQTLALLFRPKTTNKYRKYWKSYHHLVGYACVVLGVVNVFQGFEVMGEGRSFAKLVYCLGLSTLIGVCIALEVNSWVVFCRKSKEEKMRREGIFGASDKGSGIFR